Part of the Lotus japonicus ecotype B-129 chromosome 6, LjGifu_v1.2 genome, TTTTTTTCATTCCTGGTCTGGCGATGAGTTTCTCCCTTTCCTGCCTTCCGAGGGAGCCAAGCAAATGCAGGCGGCTCCCCACAAACAGTTCCTCTTTTCCCCCAATTGAAGAGGTCAACGTTCTCTTCTACAAGTTTACTCAAGCGTTGTTCTTGGTCCTTGGCGAGTCTGGGCTCGATTGCCAATATTCCTCTACTGGTAGCGTTCATGTCCCCGTCCTCGTCATACCACTCATTATCTTTTCGAGTGTAGAGCTTGCCTTCTCTTATCCTACGAGATTCATCGCCCTGATTCCTCCCCTTCCTTTCATCGTCGTTGCTCTGGCTTTGCGCTCCCAAACGCTCTTGTTCGCCTTCACCGCCTTCAGACGTCCCAATCTCGTGGCACCTGTGCCCGTCGCCAGCTCCTTTTCTGCCATATAGGTTGAGGGAATGGCTAAGGCACTTCCTCGCCCCCTTTTGGTCTACTGCCAGTTTTCCTATCCTCCCGCAAAGTAGGGGATATTTTACCGCAAGGTGGGCCGTAGATATCACTGCATGGAGGCGATTTAAGGTACCTCGCCCTATGATGACGTTATAAGCTACCGCGACTTGTAGGACCAGATATTTTATCCTCAAGAGCTCGGTGTCCTCGCCCACTCCGAAAACTGTATCCAGCTCTACGTAGCCACGTACCTGAACTTGTTTCCCAAAGAAACCTACCAAACTTCCCGCGTATAGCTTTAAATCCTTGTCCGTCAGCCCCATCTGTCTGAATGCGTCCTCATAGATTACATCTGCCGAGCTGCCCTGGTCTAAAAGCACCCTCTGTACATTGAAACCTTTtattcttaccattaccactACCGTTTGGGGCTTGATTCCCTCGAAATCTGTGGTCGATATCACTATGTCTGGATGTGGGCCCCAAATGGTTCTGGATACACCTGTACCGATGTTGTTGCCCCCACTGTCTCCCGGCCCGCCGCCGATACGTCGTTGCAAACTTCGAAACCTCCAGCGATTGTGTTCGTTGCTTCAACCAATCCTTCGCCCTCGCCGCTGTCAACTTCTTCAAATTTCTTTCCCTTCGCCGCTTGCGGACGTCTCGCCCCGATCAACCGTCTGATTTGACCCTTCAGCATGAAACAGTCGGTGGTGTTATGGCCCTCTAAGTTGTGGTACTCATACCACCTCAATGGACTCCCCGCCTCGCTTCTGGGGTCCTTTCTGCGCTCGCCGACTCTGTTCATGTCCTCAATTTCTGCCTCGAGAAGTAACTTTGCTAGCTCCTTGTTTGAGCATCCCTGCGACCTCATTTGCTGGCTTACCTTCGCTTCTCGGCGCGAGCGCCAGTGTGTCCTATCCCCCATTCCCGGGCGGAGTTATTtcccttttttcttctttatgaATCGGCCAGCTTGTCCGAACCCGTGTTCGCGATTCGTTTCCTTGTCCTGTACCTTTTCCCTTGCCAGAGTTACCTTTGCTGCTCGCTCGCCCTTCCTCTTGTGTgcttcaatttcttcttttaagATGTAGTACTTTGCTCGGGCGCGGACTTCCATCATTGAGCATGCCAGCTCCCTACTCAGCTTGCAATAAAATTCTCCCCGAGCCAAACCGCCTTTGAAAGCGCACACGCACACGCGTGGCTGCAATTCCTCGAACCTCGCAGATATGGCACTGTATCATTTCACATATTGTTTCAAGGTTTCGCGTTCCTCCTACCGAGTATCAAACAGATCCTCGACCGTCCTTGCAGAGAAATGGtcaaggaattttgatgagaaatcaCGGAACTTAGCTATGGATCCTGGAGGCAGATTCGTGAACCATTCCTTTGCCGTGCCTCGAAACgttgatggaaacatcctgcatttCACAGCGTCGTAAACTGCGTACTTCGCCATCTTCGCCTCAAAACGAGACATATGATTCTTTGGACTGGTTTGTCCGTCGTACGCCTCCAACACGAGGCTCGTCATGTCGTCCGGTACAATCACCTCTCGTACTGCTGCCGAGAAAGGCTTGGTTCCGGCCGTAGCCgcagcttcctcctcctcttgattcCACTGCTGGAGGTTATAGTAACTCAACTGCTCCTGTAAACACTCATTTTGCATCTTCAAGGCGCCACTTAACGCTCGACGTGCTTCTGCACGGCGAAGTCTATCCAACCTCGCGGTGCGCGGGGAAGAAATGTAACTTCGCTCTGGTTCCTTGCCTCGTCGTCGGCGAGAGGGCTCTATCAGGCTCTGTCGAAGAACCGAGAATTCAACCACTTTCCTCTGAATCGCACCAGTTTTCACAGAAACTTGAATTTCTCGAAATCAAATTGCGAATTGCGCGGGAATCAAATCACGATCCATCAAGAAAAACTGGAGAGAAATCGCACAGAAAAATGAGCTTCACTCCACCGAATCActatccacgtagtccgggaatcgaaatctaccgatccccaaagaaggcgccaaatgttccgtgctagaacatagagagggaaggtagtacccaaagtatgaggaaggtgaggagaatgcttagagagagaagctctaaccacttagagagagaaaatgtaattgaatttcaatgctattattactcaaatgagctaagagtcccttacaactggtattccccctatttatagaagtGGGGTTGGGATTTGGCGCCTTTAACCTGCATAAATGGAccggttgggcctcgggaagggtgGCCCAAGGTCATGGTGCGTTCCCCGCCCAAGGTCAAGTCTCCTGGATGAGGGAACCAGGGGTCTCGTCCAGTCCAAAAGGAATCCTTATCACAATCATCAAACTCACTGTCAGAATGTGCTCCCTGATCATTCACCTCCACAGATTTTTGCTTCTCCTTCTCACCATCCTCCACAATTTGCACAAGCACCTCCTCCACGGATTGCACACCCACTTTTATAGCACTTACAACCTCATCACTATTCTCAACCTCACTAGCTCCCTGTGTGTTCACCCCAATTATCTCAACAGATAATTCCCTCTCACAATGCACTTCAACCCTGTCACCTGGTGTAACACTGAGAGGCACAGTATGCATCCAATGCTCAACAAAGAAATCAACCTCATCATGCCCCTGAACATCTTTCAGAAACTGGAACACATCATTATCATCATTAAAGGGTCTCCTACCATTGAACAAGTCCAGCACAAGATTTCTATACCACAAACATGTTACAGAGATAATGTCATAACCCAGTGCAGTTACCACCTTACCCACTTCTATGGAGTTAATTTGATCACTATCCCAGTTCGGTAGAGATTTACAACTACCCCCCACATACTCACACCTAGGTTCTTCCACAAAATACCCTCCATGCCAAATATGAGCTGTGACTGAGTTCAATCCAACAGGCCTACAATGGTTAATTACAAACAAACTTATTAAACATGCAATTTATTATCTCATGAAGTAAAAGAAACTGTACTTAACAATGCTATGGAATAGTTTAGTGTTCTATGGATCTTATGTCCCTGTTTAGTGTTATATGGAATAGTAGGAAGTTGCAAAAAAATGTCTATTTCTTAACAGTGCTTAGAAAAATATAGATAGACCTCAACAGACTTTGATATTCTAGAATGTCTAAGTTCCATGGTTAGAAATATGATGAGTTGTCGTGTTTAGAAGAAAAGTGATTGTGAAAGAAGTATCAGTTTTTGTGAATGGACAAATGATTttagaaaattgaaaattaatccCAACACTCTATTAACCTTGGTGGGTGTAGAACTAACAACCATTCATTGTGCTAAAATGATGACAAACCTGATGTGTGGGGTGTGTGGACCATATATGCTTAGTTAGAATTGGAATAAAAAAGGGGGTCGCATGAATAATGTGCAGGAGGGGATGATATATTAAAATTATGACAAAACTTCACGGAGAACTAACAATCCTAGCAAGTTGCAGAAAGAGACAGAACATAATGGACAGGGAGAAACATAATACCTGAAAAGCATGTGTGCTGGAATCTTCTCCCTCGCAATCAAGTAAAAGGTGGTCTCCTCGCATGTGTCTGCAGGGACCACATGTTCCTTTCGACTTGGATTCCTTCCTCGTGCTCGACTCGGTGGACTACTCGATCCTCCACGCATTCTGGGACCACTTGCCATCGTTGAATCTCGAAGCTTCACCGTTggatgaagaagaagcttcttcaGGGACCGAAATCGCACCACACATCTACTCTCCTCCCTCAGATTGCACTTCTATTATAGGATAGGATTTGGGAATTTAGGGTTACAAATTTGTATTTATATGGGcttgggtttttttttgtctGATTCAGGTTACAATTAtttgtcttttattttttaaccgTTCCACGTAATAAATCAATGCCATGTAGGCATCTGCCGTCAATGATTTGACGGAGAGTTAACGGAGGATTAACATTTTCACGTTTTGAAACGTTTAGGATGtaaatcgctcgttttaaacatgggGGACCCAAATCGCACAATTGTGATACTTAgcggaccaaaagtgcaattaagcctttctttaatgcagatttaatattgaaaaacatgtagattatttgtttttttaatgcagatttaatattgaaaaataaaatttgtatattttttattgggatGATATGGGGGTGACACATGGCAaaaccttctagaaaaaaaccttcctttagaatattgtttttttaatgcagatttaatattgaaaaacatgcagatttaatattgatgttggtacatgttgtcttgcattttgtcaaaacaaccgattgtcgaggcagatgtcgtggcatctgaatTCGtgtagctagggcatcagtaCTTAGCTTGAGTTTTaatgtgggccctctgaagattcactcaagatatgtttttgagttacttgaggagcaagtaactattccagaagggttttatgttgtgggttgttatttgttgaaacaatctttgttaatagattggtttctatcttttcttGTGCAATACGTAAACAAGATCTTTCAAGATTGTGTTTTGATttgctgttgctgcaatctgttacttcagcccatgctaaccctagagcccatgctaccgctgctgaagtttataaaaggatgaagacctaaaacttgaagatcaccgaagctaaaagagagagatcaagtgttttaggatttgtgtttgtgctttgtcctttgttagttgtgaatcctcaatgctcactgattctataaagcaaagaagggttctgtgtgtttgacTACATTCAAACTCTGGTTGTTCGTTgtattcaccaatcactgtggcagtgattgagagaaagtgagaggggctctcatacttaggttgagattctttttttttttgaagttaggttgagattctaagtagaaatacactgggtagattaggaagtgaactatgaactgatgTGTTCATGAgagtctgtaattcctgaatcttgacatagtgaatttcctttctttgggtgcaaaccctccagacgtaggtgaaagtttttcactgaactgggttaacaattcttgtgttttgttgtttctggtttaAATTCtgtttttactgttaagcgtttgtcgaacctattgtcctagtatcgtgcaggacattcgtaCTACGGGGAACCtaaattacaattggcatcagagcaggcaccctgttctgatttggtgagctccagggagttttattcaagttctgatggataacaaggagggaggatcagtcaataggccaccaattctggatggtactaactatgactactggaaggttcgcatgacagcctttctcatgtcaattgacaacaagacttggaaagctattgtcaagggttggaagcaccccactaaggctgaggttgaaggcacctctactactgttgtggagaaacctgaagaggaatggaccagtgttgaagatgaagctgctcttggaaactcaaaggctttaaatgctatctttaatggcgttgacaagaatatgtttaggctgatcaatacgtgtactgtggcaaaggatgcttgggaaattcttaagactgcacatgaaggaactactcgagtaaggatgtcaagacttcagatgctcactactcaatttgaaaatttgatgatgactgaagaagagactatctctgaattccacatgcgtgtccgtgacttgtctaatgcttcatttgctttgggagaacctatttcagatgagaagcttgtaaggaagatcatGAGATCACTTCCTCAgaaatttgctatgaaagtcactgcgattgaggaggctcaagacattgagaacatgaaggttgatgaacttattggctctttgcagacatttgagttgaaactgagtgggaagtctgaaaagaagaataagagtattgcttttgtgtcaaacactgatgaaggtgatgatgaagactgtgagggtgaaaatctttctgaggctctggctatgctagcaaaaaaattcaacagagcattgagaaagattgacaaaagaaccaggcctaatgtccaggacatgaaattcgacaacaaacccaagttttctaattcacagaggaagaccaaagaagaagaaagatctggtcagaataaaggagtgcagtgtcatgaatgtgaaggatatgaccatatcaggtctgaatgtgccacctatctaaagaagcagaagaaaggtatgatggtaacttggtcagatgaagacactgaagatgaggaggagatatcttcaaacaaagtcaatgctttatCTGAAACCAtttatgagtctgatacaagtgatgaagacattacagatgaggaactggctgagacttacaagctgctacatatcaagtgggaagaagcatgtaaactcgtgagagaaaagcaaagtgagatagaacaacttgtctctcagaatgaaaggctgaaagaacTCAGCACAAAGTTGAAGGAAGATCTAGAGGAATggaaaagtaagtttaataatgctgatgttatggaaaaggctaatctaatgttgattaatgcaggacttcaagaggaagtggcaactctgacaagaaagcttgaagcaaCTCACAAATATGTTAGAATgctgaacagtggttctgatatgcttgatgaaattctgaaagaaaccagcaagcaaggagggagtttgaagggaattggctttgacaaCAGGACATCTAACAAAGAAGATCATAAAggatcaaagaaatttgtgtctgctaTAAAAccaactgaattcaagaagcccaagaattatcagttgtcagacaCATTGTCTCGACATGTGCCTCAGCATGTGAACCCTCAGCTTAAGTTTGGCAAAATTGtgccttggaagtgtcactactgtggtaggaatggtcatataaagccctactgcttcaagttatatggctatcctcagatgcacaatAATATCAAGTCTACAAAGCCTATTCAGATGAGgcagcaatggaagcccaagggtgaaatcaaatgtcaggtagcctacacatctttcagagcatcatcaaaggaagactggtattttgatagtggctgctcaaagcacatgacagggaaCAAGAGTTTTttacaagacatcagaagtcactcaaccaactatgttacctttggagatggagctaaaggaaagatcaagggagtaggaaagcttgttagcacagaatctcctaacttgaataatgtgttacttgtcaatggtttaactgcaaatctgatcagcataagccaactgtgtgaccaagggtatgatgtgaagttcaataagatagaatgtgttgtgaccactgatgaggacaaaattgtgatgagaggaatcagatcaaaagacaattgttatatgtggacatcagaagaaaaagctcatgtttctatATGTTTGTTAaccaaagaagatgaggtgaatgtatgacatcaaagactaggacatctcaactacaggagcatgcaaaaggtattgctgatgaagcaataagaggATTGCCCAGTTTGAGCTTGGgtgaaggaaagctatgtggagaatgtcagattggtaagcaaacgaaagtgccacacaagatgctccagcatcagaccacgaaaAAGGTtatggaattgcttcacatggatctcatgggtcccatgcaggttgaaagcttgggaggaaaaatgtatgtgtttgtctgtgtagatgacttttcaaggtatacatgggttgaatttatgagagaaaaatcagagacttttgaaatattcaagaacctatgtttgagacttcagaatgagaaggattgtgtgattgtaagaatcagaagtgatcatggaagggagtttgagaattcaaaattcttggagttctgtggaacagaaggtattagccatgagttttctgcccccatcacttcACAACAGAATGAAATTggtgaaagaaaaaatagaactctcaaggaatcagctagagtaatgttacatgctaagaagattccacaccagttctgggctgaagctatgagtactgcctgttacgTACACaacagagtcaccatcagggcagggacatcctctacacagtatgagctatggaaaggtagaaagccttctgtaaaatactttcatatatttggaagtaaatgctatatccttgcagatcgtgatcctaggaggaagcttgatccaagaagtgatgaagggattttcatggggtattctatgaacagcaaagcttacagagtttttaattctcgcacaaggaccatgatggaatctgtgaatgtgactgtggatgatgaaccaagcaagaaggaagaagcagttttgaatgaagatgatgatggtgctgatgttcgCGTCGATGCTCtagcaaccgccctcgacaatgagtcagaaacaagtgctgatgaaaaggaagacaaagatatcccatcaaacaaagctccatcaatcagggttcagaagaatcaccctcaagaaaacattattggttatcttcaagaaggggtgactaccagatccagaagtataattgctcacagttgtttcatctctaagatagaacccaagaatgtcaatgaaactctcactgatgaatactggataaatgttatgcaagaggagctagagcagttcaggagaaatgaagtgtgggaattAGTGCCTaggcctgaagaagtaaacatcataggcaccaaatggatcttcaagaacaaatcagatgaaactggaacagccacaaggaataaagcaaggctagttgctcaaggatatactcagatagaaggagttgattttgatgagacttttgctccaatagctagactggaatctataagactcttgttaggtgttgcttgtctcttgaagttcagactttatcagatggatgtgaagagtgctttcctaaatggctatttgagtgaagaagtttatgttgaacaacctaaaggatttacagatccacatcatctagatcatgtgtacaagttgaggaaagccttgtatggcttgaagcaagctcctagggcttggtatgaaaggttaactgagttccttgtaagcaatggttactgtaagggtggaattgataaaactctgtttgtgaagaatgacaaaggtaagctcatggtagcacagatttatgtggatgacattgtttttggaggaatgtcgaactcaatggtggagcatttcgtccgacaaatgaaatctgagtttgagatgagcttagttggtgaattgaattattttctagggctacaagtcaagcaaatggacgattctatgttcatatcacagagtaagtatgctaaaggcttagtcaagaagtttggccttgaaaaggctggtcacaagagaactcctgctgctacacacatcaaactgtccaaggatgagcaaggagaagatgttgatcaaagtctctatagaagcatgattggaagcttgttgtatcttactgctagcagaccagatatcacctttgcagttgatgtatgtgcaagataccaagcagctcctaaggcaaGTCATCTGCTGCaggtcaagagaattatcaagtacatcaatggcacaagtgactatggtattctctatactcatgatacaaattattctttagttggattctgtgatgcagattgggcaggatgtgcagatgatagaaagagcacatctggtggatgtttcttcttggggaataatttgatttcatggtttagcaagaagcataattgtgtctcattgtctacagctgaagcagagtatattgcagcaggaagtagttgtactcaactcatgtggatgaagcaaatgctgaaagagtatgatgttgaacaggatgtcatgacattgtactgcgacaatctcagtgcaatcaatatttccaagaaccccatacagcatagcaggaccaagcatattgacattagacatcattttattagagatttggtggaggataaaattgtcaatttggagcatgttacaactgacaagcagttagctgatattttcacaaaacctcTTGATGCAATTacctttgaaaaattaagaggaaatctagggatttgtctttttgatgcatagcaattagcgtgccctagtgtgttaacggctagtttatttttggtcatcattaactgccgttgtgacaccagcagagagaaagttacttcatggcTCTCTTgccctataactacctccaacgggcaaattgtgttctctcaaccgcttgttcATCTATTTTCTTCAAGACTCATTCTCTCTCGTTTGCAATTCTTTTTCATTGTTCTGTGTTCTGTTTGCGTTTGCTTTCAtgtcatcatgtctcaaagttcaggaaagaatgACTCTGTCAaggcaaagattgaaagaactgctaaaggagttaaatgcatgggtttgaagagtggcTCTTCCCAACCTTCTACTGTGTCAAAGAAAGCTCCGAGGAAGACAAAGACAAGATACCCAGCAAGAAAGATCTACATGTCCAAGGTTCAAAACAAAGAACCCACCAATGTTCCTCTCTGTGAGGATGTTACTAATGAAGAGGAAATCGAGGCTGAAGACTCTCCTGTGAAATCGCCTCCggatgttgtgcctgatgttgagacatctgagTCTAAGGAAATTTCTGCCAAAGAAAATCCTgaaaaggattccacttctcatgaagattcaggcgaTGCTACTCAGCCTGCTATCTCTgtatcatcctcttcaaaggatgTTGATCCAAAGAATGGCAATTCTGAGGATACCAATTCTGCAGAGCCAACCCATGCTCCAGCCcctgttcaggacatctctgatgatgattctgatgatgagccCCTGGTTAAGTCCATTCCTGATAGCGTTGCTGccagaatgaaaagaaaaagaagggtctCTACTCCAgaagtcactcctactccacCAAAGAGATCCAAGTAATCTCCTGTAACCTACAAATCTAGACAAGCGAGTGTGAAGgataagggaaagcaaaaggctGTCAAGACTAcaagtgagaagaagaaaagaaagattcCAGTTGATGTTGAAGAATCTGAGTCATATATTGAAGccgatgtccaggacattcgaccctctgagaaaaagaagttttctggtaagcgtattcctcaaaatgttcctgTTGTTCccattgatagagtgtcttttcatttagaagagaatgttcagaagtggaagtttgtttgcaagaagagaatggccaaggaaagggaagttggttctgatgttcttgaatgtaaGGATGTTATTGCTCTTATTGAGAAGGCTGGTCTGATGAAGacaattcagaatgttggaaggtgctatgagaagcttgtgggagagttcttggtgaatctctctgtggATGTTGGACTTCCT contains:
- the LOC130725207 gene encoding uncharacterized protein LOC130725207; amino-acid sequence: MGLKSGSSQPSTVSKKAPRKTKTRYPARKIYMSKVQNKEPTNVPLCEDVTNEEEIEAEDSPVKSPPDVVPDVETSESKEISAKENPEKDSTSHEDSGDATQPAISVSSSSKDVDPKNGNSEDTNSAEPTHAPAPVQDISDDDSDDEPLVKSIPDSVAARMKRKRRVSTPEVTPTPPKRSK